TGATTCCTATGTCCCTTGCGGCCGCAATGGCCCTCCTAACCGTCTTTGTGCTGAAGACGGAAGACGTCGCGCTTGAAACTCCAAAAAACAACGGCAACATCTTCAAGGGCATCGCCGACTGCTTCAAGATACCGGGGCTGTCGCTTGCGCTCTTTTCGATGTTTCTCTTTTCGCTGACGGACGCGGCCTCCGCCTTTATGGCCTCAATGACCAGCAGCTACGGCCTCATGGCCTCATACTTTCTCTCGACAAACGCCGTCATAGGCGTTGCCGTGCGCCTCTTTTTCGGCAAAGTACTCGACCGCTACCCGCGCAAAAAACTCTCCGTGCCGATAATAGCGGGAATGTCGCTGATGCTGCTCTTTGCCTCCATCCACCCCAGCCGCGCCTCGCTGATGGCCCTAGGCCTTCTCTTCGGCGTCGGCATGGGATTTGGTTTCCCGCTGCATCTGGCGCTCGTCTCGGACAACGCGCCAAAAAGAGTGCAGCCTCAGGCGATAGCTCTGATGTGGTTTTTCACGGCGCTTGACTTCGCGCTGGTGCCCCTTGCAACGTCATACATAAGCGCCTTCACCACCCCCGTCGTCGGTTTTCGCGCCGTCGTCCTCTTCGTGCTCGCGGGAGCCGCCTTCGCCCAATACAAATGGCGCAGGCTGGCATAAAGACCGGCCCGCGCCTCACACCGCGCATGCGATAACTTAAAAAGGCGTACCGCTACTGCCGGTACGCCTTTATTATCTCTTCAAAACGATTCTGCTGCCATAGCCACTGTTCCGGCTCCAATATTATTCGTTTTTCAAGTTCGAGGCATATCGCCTGAGTCAGTTCAAGCGCCGCCTCTGGAGTATTTTCACGCGGCGGCTCCATCGCACAGCCAAAAGATATCTTAGCCTTGTAAGGCGCCGCCCGCGTGCAGGTGACGGGAACCACCGATGCGTCGGCCGCCAGCGCGCAGCGCGCCGGCAGCGTCGTAGTAGATGTCTCTTGCCCCAGGAAGGAGACTTTCGCCCCTTCGCGCACCGCGCGTCTGTCTCCGGCGACCAGCAGTATCTCACGGCCCTCCAGCTCTTTTTCCAGATAGGCGGCCAGCCCTTGCGGCGTATATTTTTCTATCTCGCCGTGTCGGTGGAACGAGCAGCCCGCGCCGTAATTTCTTTTGAGCCAGGCGCTGAGAAAAGCCCAGTTGCCCATACGAGCGGAGACGGCGATCACCTTTCTGCCCGAGGCAAGCGCCGCGTCCAGCTCTTCGCGCATTTTTATATCTACGGCCATGCTGTCTAAAAGCCCAGGGTCGTTCTGCCACGCCGCGTACTCCAGCAGATTCCAGACAAGATTGTCATACGAACGCCGGAGTATCTGTTTTTTCCTAAATTTAGGCTTTGTTGGAAAAATAAGTTCTATGTTTCTACGCGAGACGTCTTGGCGCAACCCCGTCGTCCTCATTGCAAAAGCAAAGAAGGAGGCGGCTTTGTCTGCCCGCCATCCCTCTTTTATTATCCTATTGAAAATTTTAAAAAATACTTCTTTATGCTTGTTGTGGTCCATACTTTAAAGACTTAACCCTCGTTTGCAGCTTTAGCAAATTTCTGGTTGCCGG
Above is a window of Cloacibacillus sp. DNA encoding:
- a CDS encoding MFS transporter codes for the protein MMTNLLYGRSRRGGAVIDSDSGRQSKRKKIVLLALGFFFMFGYSNVSYLLPIYYANAGFTQAQSGLLVSAFYFATLIFRLLLGNLLVRSGFKRLFAIGGVLTVAASLWIVFAGNSFVCAFAARFMLGAGTAFSQIALATYQSLAFDEKERGFAFSLIMAGGLAPMMTVVPLADWLLSHGHFTSYILIPMSLAAAMALLTVFVLKTEDVALETPKNNGNIFKGIADCFKIPGLSLALFSMFLFSLTDAASAFMASMTSSYGLMASYFLSTNAVIGVAVRLFFGKVLDRYPRKKLSVPIIAGMSLMLLFASIHPSRASLMALGLLFGVGMGFGFPLHLALVSDNAPKRVQPQAIALMWFFTALDFALVPLATSYISAFTTPVVGFRAVVLFVLAGAAFAQYKWRRLA